The sequence below is a genomic window from Actinokineospora baliensis.
GTTCATCGTGGTCGGGCTCGTCACCAGGCTGGTGATGCTGCTCGCGTTGGTGCTCACCGCGTGCGTGGCGCTGTTCCACCCGCACCCCGACCTGCTGTTCCTGGCCGCCGTCGGTGGTCTGCCCGCCGCCCTGTCCAGCGCGATGGCCGCCCGCCGCGGCCAGGTCAGTCGCCAGTTCGGCGACGTCGGGCTGCTCGCCGAACTCAACGACACCGTGCGGACCAGGGTGATCGACGCGTGGGCCGTCGAGGTCGCCGCGACCAGGTTGCCGCTGATGCTGCCGGACGCGGCGGGGGCGCTGGCCCACCAGGCGCTGATCGAACCGCAGCCCGCCCCGCCGTGGCGGGTGACCCCCGACCAGGCCCTGGCCGTCGCGGCCGACCTGCTCGACGGCATCGACCGGCAACTGGCGCGGGAGCCCTTCCCCCTGCTCAACCGCGCTCGCATCGCCGCCGGGGGCGACCACGCGCTCTGGCAGGCGAAGGTCAACGGCGAACGCGGGCAGACCGCGGTCGCGCTCGAAGCCGCCAAGACCGCGGTGAGCACCTTCGCGCGCGCCGAAGCCCCCTTCGCCACCGCCCTGGCCTGGTCCGCCGTCGTCGACCACGCCGAAGCCGACCCCACCCTCGACCCCGTCGCCGAGATCGAGGCCTGGATCGAGGCCCACGACCTGCTCGCCGCCCCCCGCCGCCACGCCCACGGCGCGGCCGCCCGAGCCGCCCTCGACCGCGGCGACCGCGCCACCGCCCGAGCCCACCTCGACCGCGCCGCCACCTTCCACGCGAGCATCGGCGCCACCGCAACCGCCATGCGCACCGACAAGATCTACTTCGGCGCCACCCCGCGCTCCCTGTTCGCCATCATGCTCGCCAACGAACGCCACCTAGGCCTCCAACTCCCACCCGGCTGACCACTGATGACCCGTGCCCGGCGGTGGTCGCGAGCTCCACGGATGGCATCACCCGCCGATCGAGCACCCCAGACCTAGCCGTGTCGCGGCCATCAGCGGGCCAGCGAGTCGCCTGTGGGCAGCGGTCCACGCTTCGGGCGCCACCCGAGTCCGCCGCCGCTTTCGCCGGGCCCTGTGGCCACGGGTTCCACCGCCCTGAGCACCATCCGACCGCCGCCACCACACGGCCGAGATCGCCACGTAACGCGGGCCCACACTCTGGGCGCCACCCGAATGCAACCGCCTGCCACGGGCTCCGCCACTACGAGCACCATCCGGAGCCACTGTCGCGTGGTCAAGCAGCCTTGCGGTGCGGGCCCGAGCCCCGAGCGCCACCGCTCGGCCAAACCGCCTGCCACGAGTCCCGTCACCCTGAGCGCCGCTGTCGCGCTGCATTCGCCGGGCCCTCGGGCCGTGATCGCTTCGGCGCCACCTCGCGCATCGTCGCGTGGGCGACTCACCGCGCGCTGTCGGCCACGAGGCCCATGCTTCGGGCGTTGTGCGGGTCGCGGGTTCCGCCGCCCCAGCGCGTCGAGTCGCATCGCGGAGGCCGCTGGTCCGCCCGCGCGATCAGCACCAGCTCGCAATGGGCGACCAGCCCGCCGAACGCGCCGACCCCGATCCCCGACCGGCCCCCTCGACCCCCCTCCCCGCGCGGGTTGATCATGTCGGTGGGCCTGGTCCGGTTCCGGTCGGTCGGGCTGCCGCTACCCTTCCGGTCGTGGTGGCGGGAGACACGACGCGGTTGGCGCGGGCGGGGGACGAGCCGGGGCGGGCTGGGTCCGGGCCGTTGGACGAGCGCGAGCGGCGGCAGTTGGACGTGGTGCGCCGGTTCGGGACGGTGGGGTCGCTGCTGCTGACCATCGGGTCGCTGGGGGCCGGGGCGGCGCCGGTGTTCAACCCGGTGTTCCGGATCCCCGTGCTCGGGCTGTTCAGCCGGATGACCACGGTGGCGCTGGCGTTCGCGTTCACCGGGGTGTTCATGATCGTGCTGGCCTGGCTGGCGCTGGGGCGGCTGTCGCGGCCGGGGCGGGCGCGGGCGGTGTCGGTGCCGCAGATGGCCCGCACGCTGGTGATGTGGATCGCGCCGCTGGTGTTCACCGTGCCCAGCTTCAGCCGCGACGTCTACAGCTACCTGGCGCAGAGCGAGATCGTGGCGATGGGCCAGGACCCCTACACCGTCGGCCCGGCGCAGGCGCTGGGGGTCAACCACCCGCTCACCCAGGGCGTGCCGACGATGTGGCGGGAGACGCCCTCGCCGTACGGGCCGCTGTTCCTGACCCTGGGCAAGGCGATCAACTGGCTCACCGGCGACCACGTGGTGGCCGGGGTGGCCGCGCACCGGGCGCTGGCGCTGCTCGGCCTTGCGATGATCATCTGGGCGCTGCCGAGGCTGGCGCGCCGGTTCGGGGTGAGCCCGGTCAGCGCGCTGTGGCTGGGCGCGGCGAACCCGCTGGTGCTGTTCCACCTGGTGGTCGGGGTGCACAACGAGGCGCTGGCGATCGGGCTGATGCTGGTCGGCTTCGAGGTGGCGCTGCGCGGGATGCCCAGGGTCACCCCGGACGGGCCGTTCCCGCCGTGGCAGCGCGGGGAGCTGCTCTGGTACGCCGTCGGCGCCGCGGTGATCACCCTCGGCGCGGCGGTCAAGATCCCGGCGGCGCTGGCGCTGGGCTTCCTCGGGGTGATGATCGCCCGCCGGATGGGCGGCTCGTGGAAGAACCTGTTCGCCGTCGCGGGCGGGCTCGGCGTGGTGTTCGCCGTGGTGCTCACCGCGACCTCGCTGGGCAGCGGCCTGGGCTACGGCTGGGTGGCGACGCTGAACACGGCGGCGACGATCAAGAGCTGGATGGCGCCGATGACCGCGCTCGGGTTCGGCGCGGGCTGGCTGGGCATCGTGCTCGGCCTCGGCAACCACATCGACGCCGCGATCACCGCCGGTCGCCTCGTCGGCGCGGTGATCGGCCCGCTGATCGCGGCGAAGCTGCTGCTGGACAGCTTCCGCTGGAAGCTGCGCCCGCTGACCGGCCTGGGTGTCAGCCTCGGCGCGGTGCTGGTGTTCGGCGCCACGGTGCAGCCGTGGTACCTGCTGTGGGCGGCGGTCCCGCTGGCCGCGGGCGCCGGGAACACCCGGTTCCGCACCGCGGCGATGGTGGTCAGCGCGGTGCTCGCGGTCGCGCTCGGGCCCACCGGGGCGACCTTCGACGGCCGGGTGTTCGTGCTGCCCTACGCCTACATCGGCGCGATCACCGTGACGCTGATCGCGGTGACCCTGGTCCGCAAGCACATCCCGCGTACCGAGTGGACGCCCGCCGGGGCCGTGACGCCGCCCACGCCCTAGGCTTGGTCGTTGTGAACACGCCCGCCGTCGAGGTGTCCGACCTGGTCAAGAGATACGGGTCCAACACGGCCGTCGACGGCATCGGGTTCGCGATGGCGCCGGGGTCGGTGCTGGCGCTGCTGGGACCGAACGGCGCGGGCAAGACGACCACGGTCGAGATCTGCGAGGGCTTCCGGCGCGCGGACGCCGGGACGGTGCGGGTGCTGGGTCTGGACCCGCGCACCGACGGCGCGCGACTGCGCCCCCGGATCGGCGTGATGCCCCAGGGCGGCGGCGCCTACCCCGGTGTGCGCGCCGGGGAGATGCTGCGGCTGGTGGCGGCGTGCGCGGCGAACCCGCTGGACCCGGCGTGGCTGATCGACACCCTCGGCCTCGGCTCGTGCGCGCGGACCCCGTACAAGCGGCTCTCCGGCGGCCAGCAGCAGCGGCTGTCGCTGGCCTGCGCGCTGGTCGGCCGCCCGGAGCTGGTCTTCCTCGACGAGCCGACCGCGGGCATGGACCCGCAGGCGCGGCGGCTGGTGTGGGAGCTGGTGGCCGCGCTGCGCGCCGACGGCGTCGCGGTGCTGCTGACCACGCACCTGATGGAGGAGGCCGAGGCGCTGGCCGACCACGTGGTGATCGTCGACGGCGGCCGGGTGGTCGCCGAGGGCACCCCGGCCGAGCTGACCGA
It includes:
- a CDS encoding ABC transporter ATP-binding protein — encoded protein: MNTPAVEVSDLVKRYGSNTAVDGIGFAMAPGSVLALLGPNGAGKTTTVEICEGFRRADAGTVRVLGLDPRTDGARLRPRIGVMPQGGGAYPGVRAGEMLRLVAACAANPLDPAWLIDTLGLGSCARTPYKRLSGGQQQRLSLACALVGRPELVFLDEPTAGMDPQARRLVWELVAALRADGVAVLLTTHLMEEAEALADHVVIVDGGRVVAEGTPAELTEERPDTQALRFRAKSGMDTGLLVAALPEGCDVSEPSPGGYLVTGTVDPQVVSAVTAWCAQQGVLAEELRVGRRSLEDVFLDLTGRELRS
- the mptB gene encoding polyprenol phosphomannose-dependent alpha 1,6 mannosyltransferase MptB translates to MVAGDTTRLARAGDEPGRAGSGPLDERERRQLDVVRRFGTVGSLLLTIGSLGAGAAPVFNPVFRIPVLGLFSRMTTVALAFAFTGVFMIVLAWLALGRLSRPGRARAVSVPQMARTLVMWIAPLVFTVPSFSRDVYSYLAQSEIVAMGQDPYTVGPAQALGVNHPLTQGVPTMWRETPSPYGPLFLTLGKAINWLTGDHVVAGVAAHRALALLGLAMIIWALPRLARRFGVSPVSALWLGAANPLVLFHLVVGVHNEALAIGLMLVGFEVALRGMPRVTPDGPFPPWQRGELLWYAVGAAVITLGAAVKIPAALALGFLGVMIARRMGGSWKNLFAVAGGLGVVFAVVLTATSLGSGLGYGWVATLNTAATIKSWMAPMTALGFGAGWLGIVLGLGNHIDAAITAGRLVGAVIGPLIAAKLLLDSFRWKLRPLTGLGVSLGAVLVFGATVQPWYLLWAAVPLAAGAGNTRFRTAAMVVSAVLAVALGPTGATFDGRVFVLPYAYIGAITVTLIAVTLVRKHIPRTEWTPAGAVTPPTP